Sequence from the Salinicoccus sp. Bachu38 genome:
TGCGATAAAAGGCAATGAGAGCAAACGGCGCAGCAGAGCCTATATCTTCGCCTTCTTCGTATTTCTGGCGGGTATTCCATCTGCCCTATCCTACGGTGTCCTGAGCGATGTCATCATTTTCGGCAGATCGATTTTTGATAATGTGGACTTCCTCGTCTCCAATATCATGCTGCCGATCGGCGCCCTCGTATCGACCCTGTTTGTCGGTTTCGTCATCGACAGGCGTGTGACGATGAGTCAGTTGAATGTTGATGAAAGCAGCAAGATGTATGGGTTGTACAAATTCTGGATATTGATGCTGAGGTTTGTACTTCCAGTAGTGATACTGATTGTTTTTGCAGTAAGTATAATAGGCTAGATGGGAACTTCCGGCGCTGGGCCGGAAGTTCTTTTTTTATAGTCAAAAAAGCCGTAGGGCAGATGAGATGAATTGTGGTAATATTCAATCAATAGATATCAATTCCGGGGAGGGAATGGAATGATTAAATTTTCGATTGGACGTCCCGTACTCACTATGGTCACAATGCTGCTTGTGATTATTCTAGGCGCTGTTTCCCTGATCAATATACCACTCAAGCTCATACCGGAAATAAACCCTCCGATCGGTGTGGTTGTTACGAGCTATAGCCAGGCGAGTCCTGAAGAGGTGAATCAGCAGGTTACTCTCCCTCTTGAGAATCAGTTGTCGACGACCCCGGGACTTGATTCGATGATTTCGACTTCCCAGGAAGGGTCGAATCTGATCTTTCTGCAATTTGGATGGGCCACCGATATTGATGAGGTTGAAAACGACATTAACCAGGCGCTCCGTGCTGCCCAGTTGCCCGATGGCGCAGGCGAACCCCGTTTCATGAAATTCGACCCAAGCCAACTGCCCATCATTCAGATGTCTTTAAGCAGTGATGAAAAGGATGCGGAATTCCAGTCCCTCATCGAAGATCTGACGGTGGAGCTCGAACGTATCCAGGGGATAGCAAGTGTAGATGCCGAAGGCCTTGCGACTGAAAGTATAGAAATCAATCTGGATGGGGAGGCACTGGATGAACATCAGTTGGATATGACGGCCATCCAGCAGGCGCTGACAGCGAGCCATCTGTCGTTGCCCGGAACGTCGATTGATGACGGGACCAAAAGCATCACTACACGCATACAGTCCCAGTTCCAGTCCATTTCTGATCTGGAAGCGTTCATTGTGACGGTCGACCCTGCGAATGGGGAAGCCATTACACTTTCGGATATTGCTGAAATAGAGAGGGTCAGTACGAGCGGCGATACGATCTCCAGGACGAATCAGCAGCCTTCCGTGCTGGTCAATGTACTTGAAGAGGCAGATGGCAATACATCCAATGCCTCACGGGAATTCAATGCCGTCCTTGAAGAGACGCTCGAACAGCCCAAGTATCAGGATATAGAAGCAGATGTTCTTTTTGACCAGGGTGACTATATCAACCGCTCGATCAGTGACATTTCGCAGGCGCTGATTCTTGGGGCAGCCTTTGCGATGGCAGTCCTCTTCCTCTTCCTGAGGAACTTCAAAAGTCCCATCATCGTCGGCATCGCAATCCCATATTCCGTCGTATTCACCTTTGTACTGATGTATTTCTCCGACTTTACACTAAACCTCCTGACAATGGGGGGGCTCGCTCTCGGTGTGGGAATGCTCGTGGACAACAGTATCGTTGTTATAGAGAACATTAATCGGCATCTGGGGATGAACAAGTCACCGAAGGAGGCTGCTTATGACGGAGCGAAGGAGGTGGCGGGCGCCATCACCGCGTCAACACTTACCACAGTGGCTGTATTTCTGCCAGTCGTATTCATCGAGGGCATCATCGGTCAGATATTTACACAGTTCTCGGTAACCATTGCCTTCAGCCTGCTTGCCTCGCTCGTTGTTTCATTGACCACGGTACCCATGTTCGCAAGCAAATTCATGAAGCGGCCGAACAAAAATCTGGAGAGAGGGAACAGAAAAGGGTTCTTCAACAGGGTGTTCAACGGGCTTCTGAAAAGGGTGCTGCGATTCAGGATCATCACTATCATCCTGGTCGGTATTCTGGTGGGACTTGGCGTATTCGGCATCTATCGTACCGGTTTGATATTTCTGCCTGAAACAGACGAAGGATTCTTTTCTGCAAACATCGATATGACGGCAGGAACCAATCTGGAGACGACGGAACAGGCGGTAGGGGAGATGGAATCATATCTATCCTCCATTGAAGATATTGATGTATATCTGAGCATGGCCGGAGTATCAAGCAATGGCGGTATCATGAGTTCAGCTGATACATCGGAGGGGGCAATCTACGTCACGACAGTTCCAATGGAGGAAAGGGGCCGGTCGACAAATGAAATTGCGAGAGAGGTTGGACCGGAATTGCAGAATATCGCAGAATCGTATATTGAGGATGCGGAGGTTTCCATGACGACTTCCACCTCTACCGGTACCGACTCCTCAGTGTTGTCATTCAATCTGATGAATGACAGTGAGCAGGATCTCAATGCGGATGAAGAAGCACTTACAGCTGCATTGCGAGAACTGGATACTGTAGCGGGGGTTTCCAATAATCTGACTGAGACGGTCGAGGAGCTGGCAGTCGACCTGGACCAGGAAGCACTATTTGAGAATCAGCTGACAGCCGCTGAAGTGGCTGAGAAGTTTTCAAACTTCACGAGAGGGGTAGATGTCTTCAATATTACTGAAGGCGAAACTGAGGAAATCTTGACCGTCTCCCTGCAGCTTGCCGATGAAGATGTAGATAGTATAGAGGCGCTCGGTAATATGACAATACAGACTTCGGCGACAGGAGAGAGCGTCAATCTCGAAGATGTGGCGGAGATTGAACGCCAGGCCGCTTCGGCAACAATCGAGAGGATTGATGGACTGCATGCTTATCAGTATGAATTGGAAGTTGCAGCAGGCAGCAGCCTTTCGGAAGCCGCTGCAGAACTTGAAGAGACGACCGGAGACCTCAACCTCAGTGAAGGCAGTGAAATACAATTTACCGGAGATCAGGAACTGATAGAAGACTCTGTAATGGATATGCTGATGGCGATGGTGCTTGCCGTCATTCTTGTCTATTTCGTCATGGCAGCACAGTTTGAATCATTCAAGTATCCATTCGTCATCATGTTTACAGTTCCCCTCATGTCGATCGGAATCATGTTCGGCCTATGGATCACCGATACGCCGCTTAGTGTGCCGGTCTTCATAGGTGCGCTGGTACTGATCGGCATTGTCGTAAACAACGGCATTGTCCTTGTCGATTTCATCAATCAGTTGAGGGAGCGTGGAATGAATCCATACGAAGCGATCATAGAAGCGGTCAATATACGCATACGTCCGATTTTGATGACAGCTTTCACGACAATGCTCGGTCTGATACCGATCGCCTTTGGATTTGGTGAGGGCGCAGAAATCAATCAGCCGATGGGCATCAGCGTGATTGGCGGACTGTTTACCAGCACATTTCTTACTCTGCTCATCGTCCCACTTGTCTATAGTCTGCTCACACGGGAAACATTGACGATGAATTTCAAAAAGAACCGTCATAAATTTGGCCGTGGGTAGAAAAACAACGGAGAAACAACTTGTTTTCCCCGTTGTTTTATTATACCTTTAAATCCATGTAAGATTATCTAACATCGATTAGATTTTTAAAAAACATTGTGCTAATATTATGAATATGATTAGAGGTGATCATTTTGGATAGAGATCAGATGAGGCGTAACACCGCTATTTTTCCGATGTCATCAGCCATGAAACTGACTGGTCTGACGGCGCGGCAAATCAGATATTATGAATCCCTGTCTCTTATTTCTCCTGAAAGGACTCCCGGAAACCATCGGATCTTTTCCATGAACGACCTGGATCTTCTTCTTGCCATCCAAAACTACATGGAAAAAGGGTTTACCATGAAAAGGATAGGGGAAATCCTAAATGAACCTCAGAAAGTCGAGACACCCGAGATCCTTAAGCATAACGAATACCAGAGACCACTATTGAATCGTGGAGATTTATCAAGGTTTTTCCAATAATCTACAGGAGCGTGTACAATGAGCGAATTTACAAGAGAAGATATCGTCCGTATTGCAGAGGAAGAGAATGTCAGATACTTACGCCTACAGTTCTCTGATATTTTAGGAACAATTAAGAATGTCGAAGTGCCGATCAGCCAATTGAATAAAGCATTGGATGGAGAAATGATGTTTGACGGTTCTTCAATTGAAGGTTTCGTCCGCATCGAAGAATCCGACATGTATCTGGTTCCAGACCTTGAAACATGGGCGATTTTCCCTTGGACCGCAGGCAAAGGGAAAGTAGCGAGACTGATCTGCGATATATACAACGTTGATGGAGAGCCGTTCGATGGAGATCCAAGATCGAATTTGAAACGTATACTTAAAGAAATGGAAGACATGGGGTACTCTGCATTCAATCTCGGGCCTGAACCGGAATTCTTCCTTTTCAAACTTGACGAAAAGGGACAGCCGACAACTGAACTGAATGACCAGGGTGGATACTTTGACCTTGCACCGACAGATCTTGGTGAAAACTGCCGTAGGGACATCGTGCTTGAGCTTGAGGACATGGGCTTTGAAATAGAAGCTTCCCACCACGAAGTGGCACCTGGCCAGCATGAAATCGACTTCAAGTATGCTGATGCCATCGCAGCTTGTGATAATATTCAAACATTCAAACTTGTTGTTAAAACAGTTGCACGCAAGCACAACCTGCATGCTACATTCATGCCGAAGCCTCTGTTCGGCTTGAACGGAAATGGAATGCACTTCAACGTTTCCCTGTTCAAGGGTGAAAAGAATGCATTTTATGATGAAAATGATGAAATTGGTTTGAGCCAGGATATGAGATACTTTATGGCTGGAATACTCAAGCATGCACGTGGATTTACTGCAGTATGTAATCCGCTTGTCAATTCCTACAAGCGTCTCGTACCAGGATATGAAGCACCAAGCTATATTGCATGGAGTGGCAAGAACCGTTCACCATTGATGCGGATACCTTCCTCCCGCGGGATGTCCACACGTGCAGAAGTGAGATCGGTCGACCCATCCGCCAATCCATACCTTGCATTGGCTGTCATTCTTAAAGCTGGTCTTGAGGGCATCAAGAACAAGACGAACCTTCCAGAGCCGGTAAATGAGAACATTTATGAAATGTCCCGTGAAGAAAGGGAAGCAGTCGGTGTAGAAGACCTGCCTTCTACTCTTTACACAGCACTTAAAGCATTGAGGGAAGACAGAGTCATCACGGATGCTCTGGGCAGCCACATCTATAAGCAGTTCCATGGCAACAAGAGCGTCGAATGGGACATGTACCGTTCACAAGTTTCCGACTGGGAGCTCAAACAGTATCTGAATCAGTATTAAAGTTAACAGGGATGAGACCCGGGTCTCATCCCTGTTTTTTCATATTCCGCATGATTGCCGTTTTCATATGATCTATTGCATGTTTATATTTCCTATAATCAGCATCTGAAGTATCCTGGTCCATATATCTTGTCCTGCGGTATATCTCAAGTTTATCGGAATCGATAATCTCTTCCAGGCGACATCGCAGAATCCATTCTTCAATGGTTTCATCCCTGTATCTTCCCAGTCCTTTTGAAGCCAGCCATTTTTCAAAATTATAATATAGTTTTCGTACTTTATTCTTCGGGGCTTCTGGTTTTGCATAGTCTTTCATCCCGGAGTAATGAGCAGCTGTTGCTCCATTGCTCTGACTGTTCTCTGTTTTTTGTTCAGTCGGAGCCTCCCTTTTTCTATAGTAATAGTAAATGACGATGCCGATTATCAATATGAGCAGAAACGTCGTGATTGTATCGACTGGTATCTGTGATGTTGTGGATTCTGTCTGGACCATCTCCACACTTTCTTCCCCTTCTGTCTGATCCGGCGTCTCACTGTCCGGTGGACGGGGCGGCTCAAAATCGACATCTTCCAGGAATGAAAAGAAAGGCTTCAGTATATGGACCATACCACCCAGCAATACGACGACGATATACTGGAGGGAGAAGACAGCATATCTATAGGCGGCAGCAAGGATAACGCCGAGCGTTATGAATATGCCTGAGAGCGAAAGGAAGACAGTGAATTTTCCAACACGGACATCCGGGCTTCCAAGCAGCAGAAACACTATCCTTCCGATGAAATAGAACAGTACCTGACTGATGAACAACAGGTGGTATGCCGCCAGGAGGGTGGAATCGGCTCCGGTCCCCAAAATATTGACGCCAAGAAGGAGCAGGAATGTAGTAATGATGGAAGGTGCTGCCAGCGTATCTTCAATATCATCGTAAAGATATTCGATGCGCAGTATCGGGACAAAGCTCAGAAGTAATGCTGATAACCAATGGAAACCGAGCATTACGGCAGTAACCAGAACAAGTGGCAGTATAACGTATATATATCGCAGTCTGAAATAATGGGCGATGATCCAACTCACTGCCATGATGGTCAGGACAATCACCACATAGGACAGTAGAAGTGGTGGCTTTCCGTTATGGGTGTTCAGAAATAGTATGATGAAATAAAGGAGGAACAGAGTGGTTCCGTAGCTGTGGAAGAATGAAAAATAATAGCTAGTTCGGCTCATCGTCATCGCTCCTCACTGGAAAAGAATATGGTAGCACAGCATCTCCATCCATCTGGAATACTTCGACGCCTTTGGCCCGGAAGGACTTGAGCATATCTTCAATCGCCGGGTCTGTTCTGCCTGTAAAGAGCAGATGGGAGGGCAGTGCCTCGTGAATGTGGATATGTTTCAAAAGGCGATCGAAACTCAATGTATAGGATAATGTATCGATCCGCGCGAGTGTCTCCAATGTTTTTCTGTAATGCAGTCTTCCCGCTCCTTCTTCCAAGTTGAGAAATGTACGGGAATCGAAGGTGGACAGATTCGTAAACAGGCTGTAGGGAATGGAAGCTTCATTCGCCATGCGGGTAAGGTAGGCGATCTTTTCAATGCTCTCTTCTATATTGGCCGGAGGAGCATAAGTCTTTTCCGATCGAAGATTGATGGCAATCAGCCAGGAGACATGGGTTGTCTTTTCATAGATGCGTGTTTGGAGTTCTCCGGTCTTGGCACTCGCTTTCCAATGTATGTCCTTCATGCTGTCCGTCTGCTGATAACGTCTCGTTCCGATGGTGAGCATTGGGTCATTATAGAGTGCCTGTTTCTGTATGAAAAGCCCCTGCAGGGTTTTATTTCTCATATCGAAAGGTGGTATGTCGAGCTGTCCGGGATAGACGAGGATTTCATGGAGAAATCTGCCTTTTTGAGTAAGTAGAAGCGAACCAAAGCCAAATATTTTCGGCACTTTCATTCTTGTATCCATTACTTTGACTATCCCACGTTTCCTCGCTCTGAAGGGAACCTCGATGGTCACATCACTTTTGGGCATGACAGTAAAAGGGACGCTCGTTTCGGTCTGGTGTCTTATTTTTAATGAAGTATCTTTAAAAAATTCAATATCATCACTTGCAACCAGTGTTATCGAACCGTTCAGAACAGGGAGCCACCCCCCATTATGGAGTCTGATCCGAAGCATCCTTTCCTGATTCTTGAACAAACGCATCTCTTTGTCCACAATGGAGGCTGTAATCTGGTCAGGCACTTTTTTTTCATAGACGAGGTTGAGAAGGAAGAAAGACATGAAGAGGCCGAGGGACAAAGTCAGCCACTGGTTCAACTGCATACCATAGAAAACGTCCAATATGAAAAGGATGGCGACAGCACCGATAAAGAATGTCATTGTACTAGAAGGGCGATATTCGACCTTATAATTCATGTCTTGGGACCCCATATTCAACTGGTACTTCTGTGTTCTCAATGATTTCCCTTATGACGCTGTTCTGGTCCGCCAGGGTGAGGCCTTCAATACTCAAAACAATACGATGGCCTAATATGTATGGGGCAATATATTTCACGTCCTCCGGCGTTACATAATCCCTATCACGAATCAAGGAAACCCCTTGCGCAGCGTGCATCAGAGCCAGTGTACCGCGTGGCGATACGCCAACATCTACATGCGGATGGACCCTCGTATGGTGGATCATATCGAGCATGTATTCCATAGTGGAGTGATTCACTGCAATGGCCGAGCGCCTGCGTTGTAATTCGGCAATCATTTCCTTGCTGAATACAGGACGGATCTCTTCCTCAAGGGATGGGCCGTTGTACAATGCCATCATATTCAGTTCTTCTTCCCGCGAAGGGTATCCGAGGTCTACCCGCATCAGAAAGCGGTCCAATTGGGCTTCAGGCAGACTGAAAGTCCCCTGAGTGGATTCAATCGGGTTCTGGGTAGCCATTACAATAAATGGGTCGTCGATTTCTATTTTCTGGCCATCAATCGTTACTTGTCGTTCTTCCATGACTTCGAGGAGGGCCGACTGTGTGCGGGGTGTAGCCCTGTTGATTTCATCTGCCAGCAGGACATTGGTGGCTATCGGCCCCACCTGCAATTCGAATTCATGGGTCTTTGGATTATATATGTTCAAACCTGTAATGTCGGTGGGAAGCAGGTCCGGTGTGAACTGGATTCTCCTGAAGGAGCCAGCGATTGTCTTTGC
This genomic interval carries:
- a CDS encoding efflux RND transporter permease subunit, with amino-acid sequence MIKFSIGRPVLTMVTMLLVIILGAVSLINIPLKLIPEINPPIGVVVTSYSQASPEEVNQQVTLPLENQLSTTPGLDSMISTSQEGSNLIFLQFGWATDIDEVENDINQALRAAQLPDGAGEPRFMKFDPSQLPIIQMSLSSDEKDAEFQSLIEDLTVELERIQGIASVDAEGLATESIEINLDGEALDEHQLDMTAIQQALTASHLSLPGTSIDDGTKSITTRIQSQFQSISDLEAFIVTVDPANGEAITLSDIAEIERVSTSGDTISRTNQQPSVLVNVLEEADGNTSNASREFNAVLEETLEQPKYQDIEADVLFDQGDYINRSISDISQALILGAAFAMAVLFLFLRNFKSPIIVGIAIPYSVVFTFVLMYFSDFTLNLLTMGGLALGVGMLVDNSIVVIENINRHLGMNKSPKEAAYDGAKEVAGAITASTLTTVAVFLPVVFIEGIIGQIFTQFSVTIAFSLLASLVVSLTTVPMFASKFMKRPNKNLERGNRKGFFNRVFNGLLKRVLRFRIITIILVGILVGLGVFGIYRTGLIFLPETDEGFFSANIDMTAGTNLETTEQAVGEMESYLSSIEDIDVYLSMAGVSSNGGIMSSADTSEGAIYVTTVPMEERGRSTNEIAREVGPELQNIAESYIEDAEVSMTTSTSTGTDSSVLSFNLMNDSEQDLNADEEALTAALRELDTVAGVSNNLTETVEELAVDLDQEALFENQLTAAEVAEKFSNFTRGVDVFNITEGETEEILTVSLQLADEDVDSIEALGNMTIQTSATGESVNLEDVAEIERQAASATIERIDGLHAYQYELEVAAGSSLSEAAAELEETTGDLNLSEGSEIQFTGDQELIEDSVMDMLMAMVLAVILVYFVMAAQFESFKYPFVIMFTVPLMSIGIMFGLWITDTPLSVPVFIGALVLIGIVVNNGIVLVDFINQLRERGMNPYEAIIEAVNIRIRPILMTAFTTMLGLIPIAFGFGEGAEINQPMGISVIGGLFTSTFLTLLIVPLVYSLLTRETLTMNFKKNRHKFGRG
- a CDS encoding MerR family transcriptional regulator yields the protein MDRDQMRRNTAIFPMSSAMKLTGLTARQIRYYESLSLISPERTPGNHRIFSMNDLDLLLAIQNYMEKGFTMKRIGEILNEPQKVETPEILKHNEYQRPLLNRGDLSRFFQ
- the glnA gene encoding type I glutamate--ammonia ligase, which translates into the protein MSEFTREDIVRIAEEENVRYLRLQFSDILGTIKNVEVPISQLNKALDGEMMFDGSSIEGFVRIEESDMYLVPDLETWAIFPWTAGKGKVARLICDIYNVDGEPFDGDPRSNLKRILKEMEDMGYSAFNLGPEPEFFLFKLDEKGQPTTELNDQGGYFDLAPTDLGENCRRDIVLELEDMGFEIEASHHEVAPGQHEIDFKYADAIAACDNIQTFKLVVKTVARKHNLHATFMPKPLFGLNGNGMHFNVSLFKGEKNAFYDENDEIGLSQDMRYFMAGILKHARGFTAVCNPLVNSYKRLVPGYEAPSYIAWSGKNRSPLMRIPSSRGMSTRAEVRSVDPSANPYLALAVILKAGLEGIKNKTNLPEPVNENIYEMSREEREAVGVEDLPSTLYTALKALREDRVITDALGSHIYKQFHGNKSVEWDMYRSQVSDWELKQYLNQY
- a CDS encoding DUF58 domain-containing protein; the encoded protein is MNYKVEYRPSSTMTFFIGAVAILFILDVFYGMQLNQWLTLSLGLFMSFFLLNLVYEKKVPDQITASIVDKEMRLFKNQERMLRIRLHNGGWLPVLNGSITLVASDDIEFFKDTSLKIRHQTETSVPFTVMPKSDVTIEVPFRARKRGIVKVMDTRMKVPKIFGFGSLLLTQKGRFLHEILVYPGQLDIPPFDMRNKTLQGLFIQKQALYNDPMLTIGTRRYQQTDSMKDIHWKASAKTGELQTRIYEKTTHVSWLIAINLRSEKTYAPPANIEESIEKIAYLTRMANEASIPYSLFTNLSTFDSRTFLNLEEGAGRLHYRKTLETLARIDTLSYTLSFDRLLKHIHIHEALPSHLLFTGRTDPAIEDMLKSFRAKGVEVFQMDGDAVLPYSFPVRSDDDEPN
- a CDS encoding AAA family ATPase; the protein is MNIETHLTNFKKEIGKVIVGQDEVLDLIFISILQKGHILFESVPGTGKTSLAKALAKTIAGSFRRIQFTPDLLPTDITGLNIYNPKTHEFELQVGPIATNVLLADEINRATPRTQSALLEVMEERQVTIDGQKIEIDDPFIVMATQNPIESTQGTFSLPEAQLDRFLMRVDLGYPSREEELNMMALYNGPSLEEEIRPVFSKEMIAELQRRRSAIAVNHSTMEYMLDMIHHTRVHPHVDVGVSPRGTLALMHAAQGVSLIRDRDYVTPEDVKYIAPYILGHRIVLSIEGLTLADQNSVIREIIENTEVPVEYGVPRHEL